The nucleotide window CCACCGTGAGAACTCGCTGAGAATACCTTAGAGTCTGTTGCGTGACATTtgcgacaaaggataggacaacaattccaatcacgatgtttcgctggttcagttgtccatagaacatagccacagaaggtgatggtgtagtacgttacaaaggtgctttgcatgacgaagtccgtgaacagaaaactgtgagtgctcGGAGCACCCACTGAGCTGGCAGGAACTCCAAAtgattgggcaagggtaatagccctcgcacatgatagatacgggtgatcagctgaagtcctgcaggaagatcatagacagagttctggatggaatctagccacattccaaCTGGgaagaacatgtcagcgtggtgcagaatgtcgaTCACCGGTCTGAATGGGTccgcatcagtttcccaaacgaattcgtccttttctggtggaaacctgaaccatttacgggGTCTATTACGGCACCGtttacctaaaggacaggtgggctggCACCACAGGCAATTCTTTTGAAGAACAAGTAAATAACAAGCATCGCAGGTAGCTCCAAAGGTTTCAAAGTTtaagcgatacccctcagcacatgcttgatGTAGGCACAcgtgccttgatgcagacgcataccttgcagaagcctcctatgttcaccagctgccatgttcctgcacacagcataaaatacacacaacaacaacatgatttatatacgatataatcaaagaatcagaattaaagcgtagaaagagttcagtgcttttagttataaggaaacgtttgttacagtcatttttttctcattgactagggccataatccctccatccaaatccacatagatgttttgatccatatctgtggagatgttttctgtagaagactcttcacctgtaattttatacactgggagctgtacgtattgtctaaacaatgacaaggaattccacaacagataaaacatgccacggctgcaaggattattaaaattgtagtcccagtctgaccctattctactctatttattagtatattatgttaattatacttggagtaaacaggttacatgagtttgattaaaatatgggataaataggttaaattaagctacttcattgtatctaatagattctatactaattattaggtccatttgttggattaatataaaaagctaaactataaaagctaagattagctagctagttacccatgctaatgttgctaaataatgactttgtacttttcgagtcttctactaaataatctacaatattctgccataattatttagacgacttaccaggtacctgtatgaagaaatgttcaatagaagagaatttgtaatgtttttttagttgctgctaatcgctgctgcttcttgctgctgtttgtttgtttggtggttgtcaattttagtgtctctttacttacaattggtaaattcacaaatgagaaacaaaagcacgctctgaattatatagacgtgtcacactgtgacatcacacctagatgccccgccctctgcctgtgacatcatcatgtcactcactttatttctctctctctttctctctctctcacacacacacacacacacacacacacacacacacacacacactctgcgcatgtacagattacagagggaagattacacacaaaccggaagttgacccgagtgactatatgaatgttgtagaatcataaatgaccagatgaagctgactgaggtgaacccctgaaactaacccaggaacagagtaggaacattctgaccacctgctggtttctttttgagagactgctgaaaggaaatttcttgaactatctatggattcagtctCGGTCGACCttattgttttgaatagaagtgaccgaactgaactcttaaaccgagtcacttgaactgaatctaaagaGTCGAAATCATCGAATCAAATCTTTtctaactgaattgaccaaactgaatggactgaattattaaaatgaatctattaaatagttctttctgatgttttttctactaactgcagttgtcaaaagttatacttgaactatgatgttatgaggctgcattggaactaaactttatagtattgtgtgatcagatgaacccatgaagaactcatgtattgtaaactgatttaatctctgtgttattgtgatttaatatttaaactgatgctgtgaatactgttcaataactgtttattttattactttaacttctgttcatgtaaaattgggtttaaacagaaacacacactatatttaagatatttatttattttgaagtaataaaaaatattcagttacaataatcactgatatgtttgtactttattatatgtaggacatgtccagcttgatctcctctttttctttctctggttttctttctctagtgctgaagtcatattgctgaacagctgtacagcttcctccagtcactctcggtttccatcctcatttctcttcctcacctaagaatctttgtttcctcagagattttctgcgactctttgggcttgtagaggttcagctttctgtttctgctgtttctcatagtcagaacccaaagtgccctcagctgagctttcatgtttctccaattgctcttggtttctcagaatgatcttttgatgatatattttatggagagcaaaatattttaagttatttaaagttaaatttttatttattctggaataattttcctgtctgtttttattaatatttatgtccaaaaagcattgttttagtgtgttcaataaatgtttatcctgtttggCCCAAGAACCTAAAGTGGGCTTTAAGTTTtggcccctgtgcaattgagtttgacaccctcatatagataaatatcattaattattaataataacataattaaaggtaattgAGCAAATCTTTTatctcagaagtgtgtatcaaactggtagcccttcacattagtcggtacccaagaagtagctctcggtgtcaaaaaggtttgTGACCCCtaatttataatcttgttacttttgtccccacatgaacatatacattttatatttagtcattgtgatttcacccttttacatcgtatctctgttggtttcttttattcagctccatctcacagacgttctgggacagctcttaggaGCGTTCTCCGCCGACAGTATCatcaatttcagctcttcttcctcaccactgagattgctccatttattaaacatctctactccagctgttccagagaacccctgtctgcctcctcacatcgtgaagaatacttttacacgTGATATGAGCACACAGACAGAGGAGTTTTcaggtagtctagcgttcggtaaggcagctgaagcgctgcattatgggatctgtagtttgtgttatcagcgcttcatttTGCCGAGacattaatatcaataataatagctctttataaaatcatctcatgggcggatttgacactgagtttgacaccctgatctatgtgaagacactgatcatgttaatgatttctcacaataattatcaacaatgatttaacaaggtaggatacagctatttttagaaaaggcacgcgggcgactcatgtggtccttatGGCGAACTGgtgcaccacgttggtgacccctgatgtagaatataacaccgggttagcttctagcttctagctcctcaggcatggagtttctggaggtgttgctatcgcagtagatacgaccttcaaaccagaaagacacagacctgaataaacggagacacgcccacagtgcgtcttcttcgtgtttacagtggttcatccttcaatcctacaatgcgtcgctgctgtaaacaggtcagactgtagtctacagaGAAACAGTCTATgagacatgaactcctgcagtctctctgtagggttatgtagctttatgtgaACAGTGAGGAGACTTTTATTAAGCTCATGCCTTCGCCTACagacttcttaaagaaggtgagattatattgacatttcattataaatctACTAAAATGATTCAGACAATGATACAAAGAAATGTGTCTTGTTCTTTCCAAAATGTGTGTTGTTcttggttttgtatttatttctatacagtgtattttaagtctgtggtattgttttgttaaatttgcagactttcctgaagcccctaaattaataatggtcatagtgacattggtaacattgcattaatgtaataatatctgatagccattagagggcactctcgtgctgcatgtgggtgtgtttgcagtgtgcagagtaAACGAGTAAAAACGCTGCAGTCATGTCTCGGTTCTTTCTGCGCATGCTCCGAACTTAATGgtataatatgtgttttatagcataatgatgcaaacataacagtatttacattcatcacattactgtgctggaaaacaatataaattaaataaaaagaagaaaaaatgtagaagaagaaaagcgggacaaagacagaggtaatgtgatgtaatgaatagtgatgatcatataaataaactaagtttagtaaaagtttgtaaacaaACTTTATATTGTTCCAGTTTTAAAGTCTattctaaaagttataaatagtgtaataatgtCTGGGTTTCAGAGATCCGTGATTtagtaacatttaaattttttgtcacATGATACGCTTTTAACAACATTTGACTCTATAGTTGTGTAGAATTTGGGGATTTGTGGTATTTGTAATTCGAAGTGGTTAATTCgataatgtttgtttataacttggcttattaaaaaaaagcaacatttgatgtaaaattcactttaaaagtgtagtacagtgtaattcaTCGTGATACCGCTAGAGGGAGCTAAAGTTTAGTAGAAcattactgccacctactggacatcgaacactttttaaaatgaagtggaagattaaacagtactgtatgataaagaagtgtttaaataaagacttttaTGTGCAGGAAGACCAGATGTAATTATTCttactgtttgtgtttcatttataatgtgacCCAGACAGcacctatattttatattcgATCAGAtatcaatgtttgtttgtttttaaaggaaaaaataataaatgcttttatttcaccacacactcattaacaAGACAATGTAGTTATGAACaaattttctttacaaaacaCAGGAAGCTGAAAGCAGCTGAGATGTAAATATCAGAgagaacattaaatatgatgaCAAATGTAGTGACAGACATTTTCATGTTGTTCCAATCAACAGTATTGGGTGACCTACGTTCCTGTGGTGGTGAACATGACTGCGAGTTCTCCAGAAGAACAAATGCTGGTAATGtacagttcaaacacacactgtttttcacacagaataaactaaagcccatcacttcctcatcacctaaacacactgttcatttagattttacttACGGCAGCCAAACGTGCTCATTTTGTAAACTCCTTGATCACTTACTCTGTCTTTAAGGGAACTAAACgaagaggaatgaatgaaaagtggtaTCCAATCTGTGATATTATTGGGGACCTGATTATGGTTCAGAACGATCTATAAAACATAACTGACTACTAAAATCAGATTGTCAAAATGTCCATATAGAGGAGTATGAGCGCAACTGGCAACCGCTCTAAAAGGCCACAGCTCTGATTTGATTAaacagagtgaaggttattcatGAAGTATATCAGAATTGTACAAATCAATTAAACTACTTACTCTATGAactctatttaaacaaaatcattaCTGAGTTTGGACCAAAATGATATCTGTATGCTAATGTGTGCTAATCAGGAAATACGTTCTACCTACCTTTCCTAGCCTGACTTTAAAATCCCACCCTGTCTGGCCTGCACTTCCTCCCTCACTCTGCCCTGTCTTTCCTCCTGCATACTATAATGAGATTTGTCTAGTCTGTGATTTAATTGCTACTGTCTCTGTTGTCTACAGATGAACAGCTTGAGAGTTATTCAGTAAAATCTGCTGCATTAGATGACGCTGAAAAGTCTACCTCTTCAGCTGAGCCCGGTCCTGCACAAGCCGTCACACCAAAGCCAGATAAAACAGAGCCTGTGCACGTGCCCCAGAGGTTCCAGCTTCTGCTCTATTCACCATCGATGAGCGAAACTGACGGCTCCTCGTCCTGGCGACTCCCAATCGCTCAGAGAGGTGAGTTTAGGGCTCGTCGCTGTCCCTGCACTGGATTTTAAATGTGACTAAATTAAACGTGTAGTCcagcattttccaacatgtttTAATTAAGACGTATTGCAAATTGTTAAACTGTTGTGCATGTTAAACGTGTTGAATACAAAAAGTAGCCTGAAAGAACAAATCCGGTACTTTTAGAAATAAGACTGTACTTTTAAAATACGTtttctacaaataaaagaatTCGACATCTTTAAATTTCAATATGCAATATTATCTTTTGGTAATGgcgtataaaaatataaaaatctcacATAATCCTTCCTTTTTCCCACAACTGCCCTTTGACTTTCATTGTAATCGAGTCATGAGTAAAGTTTTCTGCTCGTCTCAATAAACTAGGAGGCATGTTAGCTCTTGGTTGTAGTTATTGCACATGGACTACAAATCCTGTAGATATAAACAGAGGTGCAACACTGgagtatttctttaaataactatatataaagatataaatgcTGTCGTTCACTTGGTGAATGTGTGaaacctacatttacactacaaatTCACAGTAATCctggtgtggtgtgtttgtgtgtaggatAAGCCAGAGCTCGCTTTCCAGCAGTCTGACTTTGACCTTGAGCCAGTCTCAACCACAGTCGAGAATTCCAGTGTGTCTCCTGTGATTGTGGAGCATCCTTTCACCTGTCGAAGaccaacaacaccaccatgCACAGTGAGACCTACTTCTTCTGCACACTTTATCATGTTTTCACTACTTTTCATGTCTGCTTTTGCTCGTTCCTTCCTCAGAGCCAGAGATGGAGAATAAGAGGATACAATATAGTAGAGACTTTCTTTTGAGCATCCAGTTCATGCCTGATTGTATGCAGAAGCCAGAGGGGCTTCCATCCATACCTGATGTGGTGCTACACAAGGTAAGCCTCCTGACATGTGggctttattttaactttaaaaccaAATAAGGAATATTGTTTCACAGATCATTGCTTCACTCTCTGCTTTTACAGTGTAACCAAAATAAGTTGCCACCGGACCCACAGGGTCTCAGCTCCAGAGACTCAAATATCTCAAATATTCCAGCAGGAACTGGAAGCAGCTGTTTCAGTAAGCATGTTTCTCTCAAGAggctttctctcattttccccacagaataaaatctaaatctacTGAATTTGCAAATGAAGCTTCAAGTGGATAATCTGTTATCAGGCTTGAACCCGTCCTTCTGTAACATTTCTATGGTATCTTTAtgtgtaatatttgttttttaattgcacaGATTTTTAGTTTTATGATGATTGACTGTGAGAGGCTTCAGGACGAGCTGGAGGAGGCGAATAACAAAGCTCACAGAAAACCAGGGGTAACGTCAAGTTCATCGGGAGCTGGCGGATGTTGACCGAGTCCATCATTCATAACTGCGTGGTAAAACTGCTGAAACAAAATGAAACTCTATTCTCCTCACCACCGCCGCTAAGAGATGGACTTTAAGACGGCCAAGGTAAACAACCAAAGACACCATTGTAGAGCATTTTCATTGTTCAGGATTGTTCTAATTACCATCCTGCAAAGTTGTACACTATTATACCTTTAATGTAGCATATTGAATATGCATTAAGTCTCTAGCTTTTGATTTAGGCCTCGATAAATGATATTAGTAGtgatattaaagtgtgtgtgtggtttagtaAGCTTTTGCTGCTGCTTATGTAATACTGGCTTTGTAAAGTTTCATGTTAAAGCCTGTAATCTTTAACTGAGCACATGTTAACAGAGCACTTGCTTATAATTTATAGACCAATACAAAGATGCTTGGAGAAATTGCTAGAGCTACATTACATAAAAAGTGTGCTTCctgttgtttaatattttaacagcTGTTCCAAGTGTAACGATGAAATGTTTATGAACCGCCAGTAAACAAATATCTGCTTTTACAACATCGCGTCTGACAGCTGTAAATcttctattaaacattttcctGAAGTACTTGATGATAAGATTTATTTGGGACCGAATTTACGGGCTGAACTGGAAGAACGGCTGTGATGGAGAAACTAGCGCTAGAGCCACATCCGGAGCATCAGGTGAGTCTGTAGTGAATGTAGTCTGTGTTCTTTTTCAGCTCTCtcctgtgttcatgttgtgaAACTGTGTTCTTGAAACtaaattcagtttaatgcatgagcattttagtcatgacacatcatgtctcttgtgtttcagtaaaactgGAGTGCCAGACTCGACTACAAACAAGCTGCGCTATCagaggaggaaatggagaaaTGCTCTAAATCCATTATTGAGGAGTTTCTACATAAATGATTACAAAGTAATGATCTCATGCAGTGATCTGGACCACGCTGGGCGAAACCAGACCACGTGGGTCATCTGTTCCATCAGCTGCTGCAGGCTGGGATCCTCTCCACATCTCAGTTTTTAAAGGGTGAGTGACATTCCCCACACAGCTCCGTCTCCCACTGGCGCCAGAGACACTACTGTCTGCGGAGATGTCCACAGCTTGATGACATATTTACACCCAATGGGGTTATTGTAACATTATTATGAATACGCTTGCTTTTACATTTGGTCATTTTCAGAGAATTTTATAACCAGGTTCTCAGAAACCCTCGAGATAGCAGATGATATGGCGATTGACACCTTATGTATGGCAGTACATAGCGGAGCTCGTTAATCCTGTGCTTCGGGAAGGAGGAATCTCTTTGAgagaattattaatgtatttacagttacatttgagactatacatatacattttttgctggaaaggaagttggtgtttgtttttaattgtcgATTTCTTGTGAATTCCAGTGAATTTAGTAAACCACTACTTCCTGTGGCAAGAGCCGCATATTATTTGAGAAATATTGCAGCTTCTCTGCAAACAAATGGTGAGCTGTGAGATCTTCTATAGAACATtactgaaaaaaggaaagtgttttgtCATACTAGTTGAAAAAGGTTCTTTTGTGTTCaagtcattgctgtgttttCTTCACTTTAGAGCCAAAGGAAGTGGAGGCCTTATGGAGGACTCTAAACTGAGCTGGGctgattttcttcctgaaaccGTGGATGGGAATTTCATTTGTTAGTATAAGAACATTACAAATGGCAGCTcgtctgatcagaaaagagaaaagtgtttgtgtttgtggtgtaaaaagcagtgtgttggttggtagacttgatgcagtttaatttctaaaccagcacaaatgctgcctttaagaagaacatcttcagagggtttttctcgtcctggtatcataagtgtagataaacataggttgtgtttaattgacagccctgatgaagtctgatgacctGTAGGGGAcagcgagcagaaacacaaagcaaagaacGACATCAAACATGTTAGAGGTTCACAATATCAGAGCTCtcacattcagaaaatactccagctgagtatggggaggaaaccccaagttactggggaagaaggaaaatgtaaggatcagtagttataaatgacctgtgcagtgaggacagtcccaaatctcaggaacgCTTCCTACAGGTCCGTCATCCACAAtacagtccagatttctcagcagcagtgtgactgtctacagaacaacatccagtgtgttcatcacttcatttacatttctttaggttaaaaaaaacaggaagcattcggcattagacttttgagtaagttgtgctgtgtgattcgtgataatcagatttatggtgagacataaacaccttcaacaaagtcagactcataaataatattttacctgtttacacacagttatacattttctcacattctctaaagtctccaaaagtccaaaggacttcagcctgttcttttttGATCcttcaccttctgctcctctaccttctgctcctcca belongs to Silurus meridionalis isolate SWU-2019-XX chromosome 4, ASM1480568v1, whole genome shotgun sequence and includes:
- the LOC124384663 gene encoding eukaryotic translation initiation factor 4 gamma 3-like, producing the protein MHKPEMENKRIQYSRDFLLSIQFMPDCMQKPEGLPSIPDVVLHKCNQNKLPPDPQGLSSRDSNISNIPAGTGSSCFNF